In Chryseobacterium salivictor, the DNA window TCGGGGAACGGTGTATAAAATTGATAAAAAGGTGACGGATTTGTAATCCGACTTTTGCTTTAAAACTAGAACTTCAAAAACTATTTTGAAGTTTTTTTTATTTTGATGTAATATAATTCGGAAATTAGTTGTCTTACTTATAGAAACAAAACTATGACTCATGCAGTTTTTAAAGATACGGTATTTTGCCTCAAAGATGAGATGTATCGTTTTGCGAAAAGATTCGTGATGAGCAGCGACGAAGCCGAAGATGTTGTACAGGATTTGATGATGAAATTCTGGCAGAAAAAAGAAGAACTCGCCAATTTTGGCAATCTGAAATCCTACGCAATGAAATCGGTGAAAAATGAATGTCTGAACCGGTTAAAACACGAAGATGTGAAAATGGGTTTTGCAGATTTTCAGATGCATCGAAGTGAGCTTTATCAGGTGGAAACCAATAATCTGAAAGAACAGATCATCGGATTCATCAACCAACTGCCAGAAAAACAAAAAGCCGTGATTCACCTGAAAGATGTAGAAGAATATGACGTCTCGGAAATTGCAGAAATGCTGGACATGGAAGAAAATGCAGTTCGTGTAAATCTAATGAGAGCAAGGCAAAAGGTAAAAGACCAGATTCAAAAGCTGATGGATTTTGAAAATAGAATGATTGATAGTTTATAAAAAAAATGAAAATGAAAACTGACCCGTCAAAAGATAAATATACCGAAATCCTGAAAGAAATCAAGGAAGAAAAAATGAATTGGGATTTCGAAGATTTTTTAGCTGAAACAGAAAAAAAAGAGAAAATCATCCCAATTACTTCGAAGACGGAAGGCGGTTCTTTCTCAAAAATTTTCTGGATGGCGGCAAGTGTTGTACTGCTTGTTGCGCTGGGAATCCTCTTTAAATATGAATCCGGCAACACCATGGATGAAAAAAATCAGATGGTACAGAATGAAATCCTCAAACAGAAAGATGTTTTCCAGAAGGACTCACAATTAGCGATTAATCAGATCAATGATTCTTTAAAAATAAAACCGGACAGCATCATTTCTGACTCCACGCGAACAGTTGAACAGAACAGTGATACAGATATCATGGAGCAGCTGATCCCAAAAAGAGGCAGAATCAACAGAGCCTCAAGAGTACGGTATGCGGAAATTTCAGCCCCTAAAAACACAAAAACACCAAAATACGAATCTAATTACGTGATTATCAACGGACAAAAAATAGAAAACGAACAGGAAGCGATTGACTTGACGAAGTACTCCTTCCGGATCCTGTCCGAAAATGTGTCTAAAACGATGGCTCAAACTGAGGTTATCAATTCCTTTAACAATGATTACTAAAAATAAATTATCATGAAAAAATTACTTTTAATATTCGCCCTTTTCTTTTCCCACTTCTTTCAAATCAATGCCCAGAAAGATAAGCTGGATCAGCTTTTTGAAAAATACCAGGAAACCGATGGCGTGACCTCGATTAAGATTGCAAAACCGATGTTCAATATGCTGAACAAGCTGAATATCGCTGATAATGAACTGACCCAAATAAAACCGTTACTGAGTAAAATCAATGGATTGAAAATTCTGATTGTCGAAAAGCCTGACGAACAGAAACTGCAGTCGCAGTTCCAAAAATTACAGTCCGACATTTCTGCTTCCATAAAAAGTATGAAATATGAAGAACTGATGACGGTGAACAGTAAAGACAATAAAATAAAATTTCTGTCTTCTGATGCCACAAATGGGATTCTCGACAATCTTTTACTGAGCATCAATTCCGACGGAAACCAAGTATTAATGATGCTCGACGGCAAAATTTCTATGGATGATGTGAACAACCTCATCAATGAAGCCGAAAAATCCGCGCCCATCAGTTCTGCTATTTCCACCAGTTCCAAAACTACCGTTATCACCAGTAATTCGGACATTACTACCAGCGGAACAAGCCAGGTCCGAAATGTAGGTAAGTTTGCAGGAATCTCGGTTTCCAGCGGTATTAAAGTGAATTTCACGCAGGGAAATAATCAGTCGGTCATTGTAGATACGGACCAAAATATGCAGGAATATGTTTCTACCGAGGTTCAGGACGGAATCCTAGTTATTGCGGTAAACAATAAAAATAAGAAGAACTTAAATTTCAAAAAATTATTAGTAACCAT includes these proteins:
- a CDS encoding RNA polymerase sigma factor yields the protein MTHAVFKDTVFCLKDEMYRFAKRFVMSSDEAEDVVQDLMMKFWQKKEELANFGNLKSYAMKSVKNECLNRLKHEDVKMGFADFQMHRSELYQVETNNLKEQIIGFINQLPEKQKAVIHLKDVEEYDVSEIAEMLDMEENAVRVNLMRARQKVKDQIQKLMDFENRMIDSL
- a CDS encoding DUF4252 domain-containing protein, which produces MKKLLLIFALFFSHFFQINAQKDKLDQLFEKYQETDGVTSIKIAKPMFNMLNKLNIADNELTQIKPLLSKINGLKILIVEKPDEQKLQSQFQKLQSDISASIKSMKYEELMTVNSKDNKIKFLSSDATNGILDNLLLSINSDGNQVLMMLDGKISMDDVNNLINEAEKSAPISSAISTSSKTTVITSNSDITTSGTSQVRNVGKFAGISVSSGIKVNFTQGNNQSVIVDTDQNMQEYVSTEVQDGILVIAVNNKNKKNLNFKKLLVTIEAPRLSSVKVSSGSLLTAINTINESDFKADISSGANLNADLNIKNTVKMEISSGSSARIMAHAKSIEVEGSSGSMSTIEGKADKIAIDLSSAAACNAQNLVAKDVIAHASSGANIKVHATETLAGSASSGASIRYKGNPKISSTDTKSTSGGTIKPLD